Proteins encoded in a region of the Fusarium falciforme chromosome 6, complete sequence genome:
- a CDS encoding TauD domain-containing protein: MAPGALIDDASQAPLPQVKNADAPRSIFPDGIRTSGQHPPLYDILKPYSEFPKEVSGPTLWKKEDYENHPERWTHPFTDEEIQELSDTADRFIASGTPLTGISKSNFPLPKLGKVLETLREDLLNGKGFILFKRFPAAVWGPHKNAVAYMGLGTYIGYFVSQNGLGHVLGHVKDVGDDASQIDKVRIYRTAARQFFHADDSDIVGLLCVHRAQEGGESDIVSIHNVWNTLQREHPDVAELLTKPVWYFDRKGETSEGQEEWLRQPIFYIENGGKGRVYCKWDPYFVRSLSRFSDKGLIPALSEEQKRAITILEETCQKLALHMVLEVGDIQFVSNTHLLHARTAYRDFAPPAPRRHLLRLWLSTPETEGGWSLPFHDSKEKKRGGIQVNNNAPRCPLDAE; the protein is encoded by the exons ATGGCTCCCGGTGCTCTTATCGACGACGCCTCCCAGGCTCCCCTCCCCCAAGTCAAGAATGCCGATGCTCCGCGGTCAATCTTTCCCGATGGCATCCGGACTTCGGGccagcatcctcctctttACGATATCCTGAAGCCCTACTCAGAGTTCCCCAAGGAGGTCTCTGGCCCCACGctctggaagaaggaggactATGAGAACCATCCCGAGCGATGGACGCACCCCTTCACCGACGAGGAGATCCAGGAGCTCAGCGACACTGCCGATAGGTTCATTGCCAGCGGCACTCCTCTCACCGGTATCTCCAAG TCCAACTTTCCCCTCCCCAAGCTTGGCAAGGTTCTCGAGACCCTGCGGGAAGACCTCCTCAACGGAAAGGGTTTCATTCTCTTCAAGCGTTTCCCCGCTGCTGTATGGGGACCTCACAAGAACGCCGTCGCCTACATGGGTCTTGGAACCTACATCGGCTACTTTGTCTCCCAGAACGGCTTGGGCCATGTGCTCGGCCACGTCAAGGACGTCGGCGATGATGCTAGCCAGATCGACAAGGTGCGCATTTACCGCACTGCGGCTCGTCAATTCTTCCACGCAGACGACTCTGATATTGTTGGTCTTCTCTGCGTGCACCGTGCCCAGGAGGGCGGCGAGAGCGACATTGTCAGCATCCACAACGTGTGGAACACTCTTCAGCGGGAGCACCCTGACGTAGCTGAGCTTCTCACCAAGCCTGTGTGGTACTTTGACCGCAAGGGTGAGACTTCTGAGGGTCAGGAGGAGTGGCTGCGTCAGCCCATCTTCTACATCGAGAATGGTGGAAAGGGCCGTGTGTACTGCAAGTGGGATCCTTACTTTGTGCGATCTCTCTCGCGCTTCTCTGATAAGGGTCTTATCCCTGCTCTGAGCGAGGAGCAGAAGCGTGCCATCACAATCCTAGAGGAGACTTGCCAGAAGCTAGCTCTTCACATGGTTCTCGAGGTCGGCGACATTCAGTTCGTGAGCAACACTCACCTTCTACACGCCCGAACCGCATACAGGG ACTTTGCTCCTCCCGCTCCCCGAAGACATCTCCTCCGTCTCTGGCTATCGACGCCCGAGACCGAAGGTGGCTGGTCTCTGCCGTTCCACGAcagcaaggagaagaagcgaggAGGCATCCAGGTGAACAACAACGCCCCCAGGTGCCCCCTGGATGCTGAGTAA
- a CDS encoding PKS-ER domain-containing protein, whose translation MKAFQYENSQEGLELRDIPKPEAGNGQVQLQVKAAGMCHSDCHIVSGSSDAWLTKKPITLGHEVAGIITEIGPGVAGFSLGDRVAVSQVCHPVEERDWSLGIGLGFDGGYAQYAVAPARRLIHIPEGVTFAQAAVATDALATSYHAVVAEAGAKPGMTIGVVGLGGLGMSGLAFGALQGAVMYGFDIDKDKFEEATRLGASGCFESLDLASDVVLDAIVDFAGTGHTTQSALRTVKEGGKVVLVGLAAKTAVVSTELMVLRTVTLVGSLGASVDDLAQVLKLLKEGLIDPMLVEVPFSEIPASIDALAKGGVKGRCWADPSKVVE comes from the coding sequence atgaaggcatTTCAATATGAGAACTCCCAAGAGGGCCTGGAACTTCGAGACATCCCCAAACCTGAAGCTGGAAACGGGCAGGTCCAGCTCCAAGTCAAGGCCGCAGGCATGTGCCACTCCGACTGCCACATTGTATCCGGTTCGAGCGACGCCTGGCTCACCAAGAAGCCAATCACTCTCGGTCATGAAGTTGccggcatcatcaccgagaTCGGACCCGGAGTTGCTGGCTTCAGCCTGGGAGACAGAGTTGCAGTGTCCCAGGTGTGCCACCCGGTCGAAGAGCGCGACTGGTCGCTAGGCATTGGACTAGGCTTCGACGGCGGCTATGCTCAGTATGCTGTGGCACCCGCACGGCGCCTCATTCACATTCCAGAAGGCGTTACTTTCGCCCAGGCCGCTGTGGCTACTGACGCGCTGGCCACTTCGTATCACGCTGTGGTAGCAGAGGCTGGAGCAAAGCCTGGCATGACTATCGGCGTGgtcggcctcggcggcttAGGTATGTCGGGCCTTGCATTCGGAGCTCTTCAAGGAGCCGTGATGTATGGCTTCGACATTGATAAAGACAAATTTGAGGAGGCGACACGTCTTGGTGCCAGTGGATGCTTCGAGAGCTTGGATCTGGCCAGCGACGTGGTTCTTGATGCCATTGTTGACTTTGCCGGGACTGGACACACGACTCAGAGTGCCCTGAGAACGGTCAAGGAAGGGGGAAAAGTAGTTCTGGTTGGATTAGCTGCCAAGACGGCAGTGGTATCAACCGAGCTGATGGTCTTGCGTACGGTGACACTTGTCGGCTCCCTGGGAGCGAGTGTTGACGATCTGGCTCAAGTATTGAAGCTCCTGAAAGAGGGATTGATAGATCCAATGTTGGTGGAGGTGCCGTTCTCTGAAATACCCGCCAGCATCGACGCTTTGGCTAAAGGAGGAGTCAAGGGAAGATGCTGGGCAGATCCAAGCAAAGTGGTGGAATAA
- a CDS encoding Abhydrolase-3 domain-containing protein has translation MCKSSGVVVVSLDYRKAPENPFPVGLEDVWAGVLWVFENIESLGGDPAKIILGGLSAGGNITAVLAQRARHTKQVSFCGQILRIPLVVHPKAQPAELDFSSYEENADAPILPSASVTQFLGYYNAPPEDTRVSPLLETDLSGLPRTYIQIAGADPLRDDGFAYAEKLQQAGVPVKVNVYPGLPHGFMMLPLATSHRSDEDLMKAIEWMVGERLVE, from the exons ATGTGCAAGTCCAGTGGAGTAGTCGTTGTGAGTTTGGATTACCGAAA GGCACCTGAGAATCCCTTTCCGGTCGGTCTCGAAGACGTTTGGGCTGGAGTGCTTTGG GTCTTTGAAAACATTGAATCCTTGGGAGGTGATCCGGCCAAGATTATTCTCGGCGGCTTAAGTGCTGGAGGGAACATC ACAGCTGTCCTCGCTCAGCGTGCCAGACACACGAAACAAGTCTCATTTTGCGGCCAGATCTTGAGGATCCCTTTGGTAGTGCATCCTAAAGCACAGCCTGCAGAGCTCGACTTCTCCAGCTATGAAGAAAATGCGGACGCCCCAATTCTTCCATCTGCATCGGTCACGCAATTTCTCGGGTACTACAACGCACCACCCGAGGACACCCGAGTCTCTCCTCTTCTGGAAACAGATCTGTCTGGGCTGCCTCGCACGTACATACAGATCGCCGGAGCTGACCCCCTGCGGGATGATGGATTTGCCTACGCCGAGAAATTGCAGCAAGCTGG GGTTCCGGTTAAAGTAAATGTGTATCCTGGCTTGCCACATGGTTTCATGATGTTGCCCCTGGCTACTTCACACAGAAGTGATGAGGACCTGATGAAGGCTATTGAATGGATGGTTGGGGAGCGACTGGTTGAATGA